In Pelosinus sp. IPA-1, a single window of DNA contains:
- a CDS encoding glycoside hydrolase family 18 protein yields MIKRAFGTVLVLILIFCALVITPVFAQGNAITDHKIIAYLAAWENWSAQDIPAKKLTHINLAFARIEDGKIANVKIDGKGIEAVHFQELRKAKLENPDLKVLIAVGGWGGDGFSDAALTPESRDIFAKSVSDYLSEHDLDGIDIDWEFPVQGGWGAIKARPEDKQNFTLLLQAIRTELDNLSTSTKKDYLLTYAANVNQWAIDNIEIEKVIPLVDHINLMAYDYHGGWEAQTGHHTALYANKLDTLGIGGAADAVLRYISAGVPSGKIVLGTAFYGRLWEQVEAKNNGLYQKASTKNARDISYKEIVSAYTKQTGFTRYWDETAKAAYLFNPKTKVFITYDDPLALEYKVKFVRDHKLGGVMLWELSKDMDGTLIDILYKNIKQ; encoded by the coding sequence ATGATTAAGAGGGCATTTGGGACAGTTCTGGTATTAATTTTAATTTTCTGTGCGCTTGTCATCACACCCGTTTTTGCTCAGGGCAATGCTATTACAGACCACAAAATTATTGCTTATCTGGCTGCTTGGGAAAACTGGTCGGCACAAGACATTCCAGCTAAGAAATTAACGCATATCAATTTAGCGTTTGCGCGAATTGAAGATGGAAAAATTGCCAACGTAAAAATTGATGGAAAAGGGATTGAAGCTGTTCACTTTCAAGAATTGAGAAAAGCCAAACTGGAAAACCCCGACTTAAAAGTATTAATTGCGGTTGGCGGCTGGGGCGGCGACGGCTTTTCTGACGCCGCGCTGACACCGGAATCCCGCGATATATTTGCTAAAAGTGTTTCTGACTATTTGAGCGAACATGATCTGGATGGAATCGACATTGATTGGGAGTTTCCGGTTCAAGGCGGCTGGGGCGCTATTAAAGCCAGGCCGGAGGACAAGCAAAACTTTACCTTACTCCTTCAAGCCATTCGTACTGAATTGGACAATTTGAGCACAAGCACCAAAAAGGATTATCTGCTAACCTACGCCGCTAATGTGAATCAATGGGCTATTGACAATATTGAAATTGAAAAAGTAATACCACTAGTTGATCACATCAATCTTATGGCCTATGATTATCATGGCGGCTGGGAAGCCCAGACTGGACACCATACCGCTCTCTATGCCAACAAATTGGATACCTTGGGCATCGGCGGAGCGGCTGATGCGGTGCTTCGTTATATATCCGCCGGTGTCCCTTCCGGCAAAATTGTACTAGGTACTGCGTTTTACGGACGCCTCTGGGAACAAGTAGAGGCAAAGAACAACGGTTTGTATCAAAAAGCCTCCACCAAAAATGCTCGTGATATTTCCTACAAAGAAATAGTTTCCGCCTATACTAAACAAACAGGGTTCACCCGCTACTGGGATGAGACAGCCAAAGCGGCCTACTTATTCAATCCTAAAACCAAAGTTTTTATTACCTATGACGACCCGCTGGCACTGGAATATAAAGTAAAGTTTGTTCGCGATCATAAGCTTGGTGGTGTTATGCTGTGGGAGTTAAGTAAAGATATGGATGGAACCTTAATTGACATATTATATAAAAATATAAAGCAATAA
- a CDS encoding type 1 glutamine amidotransferase family protein, which yields MSKNTIFMYVLNTMADWEWGYITAELKTGRFFKKGIPAFMIKTVSLNKEPITTMGGLRIIPDLSIDEINNQDCALLLLPGGETWMDSQHVSILKKAKDCLDSGIPVAAICGATMALASVGILDAYRHTSNDFAYLKKECPNYHGEENFQFQSAVTDGDLITASGIAPIELAYQVFKRLDVFSDETLDCWYQLHKVQDPQYFYKLMQSLG from the coding sequence ATGAGTAAAAATACTATATTTATGTATGTTCTCAATACAATGGCGGATTGGGAATGGGGCTATATAACCGCTGAATTGAAAACCGGACGGTTTTTTAAAAAAGGAATACCAGCATTTATGATTAAAACAGTTAGTTTAAATAAGGAACCGATTACAACCATGGGTGGGCTTCGAATCATACCCGATTTGAGCATCGATGAAATTAATAATCAGGATTGTGCTCTTCTGCTATTGCCTGGCGGTGAAACGTGGATGGATTCCCAGCATGTTTCAATATTGAAGAAGGCAAAAGATTGTTTAGATAGTGGTATTCCTGTTGCTGCCATTTGTGGTGCTACTATGGCACTCGCGTCAGTCGGAATTTTAGACGCATATCGGCACACTAGTAATGATTTTGCATATCTCAAAAAAGAATGCCCAAATTATCATGGGGAAGAGAACTTCCAATTTCAAAGTGCAGTTACCGATGGTGATCTTATTACTGCCAGTGGTATAGCACCGATAGAGCTAGCTTATCAAGTTTTTAAGCGACTTGATGTATTTTCAGATGAGACCTTAGATTGCTGGTATCAGCTTCACAAAGTACAAGATCCTCAGTACTTTTATAAACTAATGCAATCTCTTGGATAG
- a CDS encoding N-acetylmuramoyl-L-alanine amidase produces the protein MWHWDSDDFHQKDVSNCHCGSVKVAKALLNKIIVLDPGHGGIYSGGIHYGFRESDINLSVALKLRKKLTRLGATVIMTRTRDVSLAPAGSNLDADLQARVDVVKNSNADIFVSVHVDDVPNINLVGPASYFPEGRSYALACAIQTSLVNETCAVDNGVSPANFYVLVHNDVPAALIEIGYLSNPAEALCLVDKTYQNQIADGIAKGIINYFQCQ, from the coding sequence ATGTGGCACTGGGATTCCGATGACTTTCATCAAAAAGACGTTAGTAATTGCCACTGCGGCTCCGTCAAAGTAGCAAAAGCATTGTTGAATAAAATTATTGTCCTAGACCCTGGTCATGGAGGTATTTATTCGGGAGGCATACACTATGGGTTTCGGGAATCTGATATTAATCTATCGGTCGCTCTTAAACTACGCAAAAAGCTAACCAGGTTAGGCGCTACAGTTATTATGACGCGAACACGTGACGTTAGCCTAGCCCCAGCTGGCTCGAATCTTGACGCTGATCTCCAAGCCCGAGTGGATGTTGTAAAAAACTCTAACGCTGATATTTTCGTAAGCGTGCATGTTGACGATGTTCCAAATATCAATCTTGTAGGTCCTGCCAGTTATTTCCCGGAAGGACGCTCTTATGCCCTTGCCTGTGCTATCCAAACTTCTTTAGTAAATGAAACCTGCGCAGTTGATAATGGTGTTAGCCCAGCCAATTTCTATGTACTCGTTCATAATGACGTGCCGGCAGCATTAATTGAAATAGGTTATTTGTCCAATCCTGCGGAAGCATTATGTCTTGTGGATAAGACCTATCAAAATCAAATAGCTGACGGCATTGCAAAGGGCATCATTAATTACTTTCAATGTCAATAA
- a CDS encoding DUF1904 family protein has translation MPQIIIKGMKKQDIKTISKGLVDELQQIIGCPRDYFTIEAVESAFILDGEEVAGTPFVQVNWFDRGQEVQDKAAMAIDECIRRVGYPQIDVFFLVLEESKYYENGKHY, from the coding sequence ATGCCGCAGATTATAATTAAAGGGATGAAGAAGCAGGATATTAAAACGATAAGTAAAGGTTTGGTTGATGAATTGCAGCAAATTATTGGCTGTCCGCGGGATTATTTTACCATTGAGGCTGTTGAGTCCGCTTTTATTTTGGATGGGGAAGAAGTAGCGGGTACGCCTTTTGTGCAGGTGAATTGGTTTGACAGGGGGCAGGAGGTGCAGGATAAGGCGGCAATGGCTATTGACGAATGCATTCGCCGGGTAGGATATCCACAAATTGATGTGTTTTTTCTAGTTCTAGAGGAAAGTAAGTATTACGAGAATGGTAAGCATTATTAA